CAGCACGGTGAAGGGCTCGGGATGCAGCGAGAACATGGCGCGGATCTGCTTGATGGGCTTGCCCTCGAACGGACCGCCCGACCCGTTGTAGGAGTGATACTGCCAGTCGGACTGCGCGACGCCGATCTCCATCTCGCCCTGGGCAATGGCGTTGATGTTGTAGATCGAGCCGCCGGTGCTCTCGACCGAGCAGCGCAGGCCGTGGGTCTTGCGGTCGGCATTCACCAGGCGGCAGATCGCACCGCCGGCCGGGTAATAGACGCCGGTGACGCCGCCGGTGCCGATGGTGAAGAACTTCTGCTGTGCCTGCGCGGCCGTGCCATCGGCCAGCGCCAGACCGCCAAACGCAAGCGCGGCGGCAAAGGAAAGGGACGTGAGCTTCTTCATCTGTGTGCTCCCTTATCGTGTCGTTTGATGATTCTGCCATTCCCGATACGGCGCAAAGGCTCACGCACCGGGATGTTTTCGTGCTCTGGGGCGGCCTGTGCCGCCCGGCTCTTGTGCGGGACTATGCCCGCTGAAGCCGGGCGGGTCAACCAAGCGGCGGCAGCACGGTACCGTGGGTGAGCTATCCTGAGGCGTCCGCTTGAATTGTAATTCTTTCCTTTGTCATTGCCGGGCTTGACCCGGCAATCCAGGGGCCACGTTCTGTAATGCTACAGGCTAGGCACCGCCCCTGGACCCCCGGGTCAAGCCCGGGGGTGACATAAGGGGGGCCGCCTCAGGCCACCTGCTTCGCCTCGGCCAGCACGGATGTGAGCGTGCGGTCCAGCTTCTCGACGATCTCGGCGATATGGCTCTCATCAATGATGAAGGGCGGGGCCAGCAGGATGTGCACGCCGTTCCTGCCATCCACCGTGCCGGCGCCGGGATAGCACATCAGCCCTTCCTCCATCGCCTTCAGCCGGATCTTGTTGTGCAGGCCCAGCTTCGGGTCGAAGGTCTGCTTGGTCGCACGGTCGGCCACCAGCTCGATGCCGACGAACAGCCCGCGCCCGCGGATGTCGCCGACATGGTGGTGATTGCCGAACCGTTCCTGCAGGGCGGCGCGCAGCTGTTCGCCGCGCAGGCGGACATTCTCCAGCAGGTTATCGTCGCGGATCACCTTCTGCACGGTCATCGCCGTGGCACTCGCCAGCGTGTGGCCCATATAGGTGTGGCCGTGCATGAAGGCGCCGCTGCCTTCATCGATCGCCTTGCATATCCTGCCCGACACTAGCATCGCGCCGATCGGCTGATAGCCGGCTCCCAGCCCCTTGGCGATGCACAGCAGGTCCGGCGCCACGCCATCCTCCTCGCAGGCATAGAGGTAGCCGGTGCGCCCCATGCCGCACATCACCTCGTCGAAGATCAGCAACACGCCGTACTTGTCGCAGATTTCGCGGATGCGCTTCAGATAGCCCGGCACGGCGGGCACGACGCCGGCCGTGGCGCCGACCACCGGCTCACAGGCGAAGG
The genomic region above belongs to Oceanibaculum indicum P24 and contains:
- a CDS encoding aspartate aminotransferase family protein; its protein translation is MSGTPSRVFHRLPNEPMPTAVAGDGCYIIDAEGKRYLDASGGAAVSCLGHSHPAVRKTMHEQIDKLAFAYSGFFTTEPLEELADYLIDNAPDGLERVFFVSGGSEALESAIKIARQYFVEIGQKQRTKLIARRQSYHGNTLGALSLGGNMARRELYQPLLSENAHHIAPCYAYRHQHHDETEEEYGLRAANELEAKIIELGPDTVAAFACEPVVGATAGVVPAVPGYLKRIREICDKYGVLLIFDEVMCGMGRTGYLYACEEDGVAPDLLCIAKGLGAGYQPIGAMLVSGRICKAIDEGSGAFMHGHTYMGHTLASATAMTVQKVIRDDNLLENVRLRGEQLRAALQERFGNHHHVGDIRGRGLFVGIELVADRATKQTFDPKLGLHNKIRLKAMEEGLMCYPGAGTVDGRNGVHILLAPPFIIDESHIAEIVEKLDRTLTSVLAEAKQVA